The genomic region ATCGGCATTACTGTTAGTATCGAGAGCAAAAAACTGTACCGGATCGCGGCGAAAAGTATAGAATCGTCCTTGCATATTGAAGCCAGGATAGCGCACTTGAGGATCGCCATTAGCGGTGCGAATATCGTGGTTGCCAAGACAAGCGTAGAATTTTACCCCTTGTTTGAGTAGAGGTTGATAAGGACGCTCGAATACAGCTTGAATTTTTTCGATCTCGCCGTTGTTGTAAATATTATCTCCCGCCAAAATTGCTACATTAAACTTGTTTTGACGGTGATAGGCAGTCATTGCCTCAGCTACAGCATATTGTCCGCGATCGCCCGTTCCCGTATCTGCCACCGAGATAAATCGCAACAAAGGTTTTGTAGATGGCTTAGGTTTTAAATCGTCAGCACCAGAAGCAATTGCCGATTTTTGCTGTGTAGGAGATTCACGTCCGTGGATTTTGTTCCACAGCGCCACACCAAAAAAGCTCAATGTACTCAGGAATAGAAATTGACGGCGTTTGAAACTCATAAGTTAGGTGGTTGACGGTTGACGGTTGACTGGTACTGGTCACTGCTCCTACTCCCTACTCCCTGTTAACTGATAAGCTAGGTGCAGCACCCGCTAAGAATTTAACTTATCTTCGATTGTTTCGCTGCCTGGCAGGAAGAAATTTATGTCACAGGAACCGTCTAATTCCCAAAAGTCACCTTCCCCTGAACGTAAGCCAAAAACAAATTCCTTTCAAGCAGCGGTAAAAATACAAACAATTAAACTGCTGCGTGGCACAATCGGAGTTATAGAAGGAGCGATCGCTCAACTAGAAGCAGAATCCACAACCACGACTGAAGCAAGTTGGTGGGAACCTTTACAAAATGGCTGGGGTTCTGTTTTGGGAAAAATTCGCTCTGTGCTACCAGCAAATCTTTCAGGTAAGCTGTCTAACTCTGCTTTGACCGGAATTATGGCAGGAATTGTCGTAGTTTTGGTGCTGACAACCTCAAGTCTATTTTCAGCTAAACCTACAGAGATTGCAGTTGCTCCTACTCCCGGAACGGAACTACCAGTCGTCACAACATCTCCTGTGCCTGCACCAGAAGTACCAGCAGTTACAGCAATTCCTTCCCCTACAGCACCGGAACCGTCAGCAGTGACAACAAGTCCTGCTTCTGAACCAGAAACACCAATCGCTACAACGCCTTCTGCCAATCCGTCTCTTACGGATGAACCTTCTCCCCCAATAGAAGTGGAACCAAAAATAGCTATTCCTAGTGAGTTAACTGCACCCCAGCCAGTAAAGGGTGACACACCTCCTGAGTCAGCACTTACCCTAATCGCACAACTGACACCAGAGGAGATTTTAGTCGCCTCAATTCAAAAGCAAGTTGAAGAAATTAGCGATCGCGTTGCGGATGGATTAATACAGTCTATTCAACCCAATTTTGGGGGTAGCAATTTGGTAGTCACGCTTGGCGATGATTGGTACGATCTCCCGTCTTCCGAGCAAGACAAATTAGCAGCTCAAATGCTAGAAAGATCCAAAGAACTCGATTTCAGTCGCTTAGAGGCGATCGATCCCAAAGGAAATATAATCGCTCGTAGTCCAGTGGTCGGCAAAGATATGGTTATTTTCCGACGACAAGATTTACGTAGCAATCTCTAAAAGGCGATCGCGATCTACTCCCTTACTCTCCTTGTCCTCGCGATTGGTCTGTTGATTTTTACGACAAACTCAGACTTTATTCTTAAGAAAATTTAAGTCATTTTAATTTATGAATAAAGAAATAAAGAAATTGTTTTATTTATAGGAATATTCAACTTTTTATCCTTAACTGTTAATTTTGTATCGCTTGTAGCGATCAATTATGTATCGTATGTAGCAATTCGTTTTGAAATTATATATACCTAATAGATAAGAGTATTAAATGACAATGGATTGAGTCTGCTAATTGTTAAAGTTTCAGATTAGATTTAAATTCTGTGAATTTTCCCAGACAGTTACGCTCTTACATTTGTGTTTA from Chroococcidiopsis sp. SAG 2025 harbors:
- a CDS encoding metallophosphoesterase family protein, which produces MSFKRRQFLFLSTLSFFGVALWNKIHGRESPTQQKSAIASGADDLKPKPSTKPLLRFISVADTGTGDRGQYAVAEAMTAYHRQNKFNVAILAGDNIYNNGEIEKIQAVFERPYQPLLKQGVKFYACLGNHDIRTANGDPQVRYPGFNMQGRFYTFRRDPVQFFALDTNSNADWDTQLAWLEKELSRSDAPWKIVFGHHPVYSSGHYGNNQTFIKQFTPLFEKYGVQLYINGHDHNYERSRPINGTTYMITGGGAGTRPVNRSEWTALSASKLSFATYEVYADRIEVSAIGTDNRVFDKGSIKLRSA